The Herminiimonas arsenitoxidans sequence TCATCTGCCAATTGTGCCGGATCAACAGCGCGGCGTAGCGCGACCAGTTTTTTCGCCAGCATGAATTCTTGAGGGCGATTAAGACAGTCAGCCGAAATCACAACATCGTTTTGCAGATAAAAAACGGCAAAGGATTTATCCTCTGGCGAACCACGCGTCACGGTGCGATCGTATCCCTGCGACAGGCCGGTCATTTGCAGCTTGGTTTCGTACTGGTCGGACCAGAACCAAGGGATCGATGCATATGGCTGCGGTTTCCCGCAAATGACAGCTGCAGCGACGCGTGCCTGTTCCAGTGCATTCGGCACTGATTCCAGGCGTATGCGACGCGCATAGATGGGATTCGGATGATTGGAGCAATCGCCTATGGCAAGAATGTCCGGATCGGACGTGCACATGAATTCATCGACCACGATGCCGTTATCGACTTCAAGACATGCATTGCTGGCCAGTTCACAATTGGGAATGACACCGACGCCCGCAATGATCAGATCGACGGCAATTTCGCTGTCGTCAGCGAGGTTGACCGACTGGATGTTGCCGTTCTTGTCTAGTTGGATATTTTCAATTTGAGCATCAACACGTATCTCGACACCCGCATCGCGATGCAACTTTTCGAAGAAGCTCGAGATGGCAGGCGCTGCCACACGCGCCAGCACGCGTGACTGCGTTTCTAACATGCTGACTTGCAAGCCGGATTTGATCGCGACGGCAGCGACTTCGAGGCCGATATAGCCGGCACCGATGATCAACAGTCGTGCTCCTGCGACGAAATGTTCGCGCATGCCTTGTACATCGTTCAGCGTACGCAAATAAAAAAGATTAGACGGTTTGACGTCGGCATTGAGTCCGGCAGCACTTAGCGGACGCGGGCGACTGCCGGTGGCGAGTACCAGCTTCGAATAGACGATTTGAGTGCCGTCAGACAATGTTGCCGTTTTGGTCGCTCGGTCTATGCTTTCGACACGTATGCCGGATAGGATTTCGATGTCGGCTTTTTCGTAAACAGCAGGAGCTTTGAGCAACAAAGTCTCGGCAGTGGCGGTTCCGGCCAAATAAGCTTTTGATAGCGGCGGACGATGATAGGGGAGAGAGTTTTCTTCTCCTACCAGTACGATGCGACCGACATGGCCAGCCTGACGTATTGCGGTTGCCGCTTCAGCTCCGGCATGTCCGGCACCGACCACCAATACTGTTGTGTTGTCGACTGTCACGCGACTTCTATCATGGCAAAATCGTTCTTGGTCGCGCCGCATTCAGGACAAGCCCAGTTTTCGGGCACATCTTCCCAGCGAGTACCGGGTGCGATGCCTTCGTCAGGCAAACCGGCCGCTTCGTCGTAAAAAAATCCGCAAAAAAAACATTGCCACTTCTTCACTCTGTTCTCCTTAAAAATATTATTTGCAGCCTATTAAACGAGAGCCTTTATCCATGGCTCAGAGTTCGCGTTGGAGTTTGCCATAGGCGCGTGCCGAAAGGATGAAATGTACAGCGGCCCAAGGGCAACTAATACAGATCACGGTGGCGATGGCATAACGCAGTGATTGATCGCCGCCGTAAAAGTCACTCAGTATGCCGACCAGGAATGGTCCCATGCCGTAGCCGATCAGATTTGTGCAGACTTGCATGGTGGCCGACGTGGTGCCGCGCATATTTGGTTTGGCTAAGCTCAGCATGCTGCCGAAAGCGGCTGGAAAAATCGCAAACGCCACAAACATTGCGAAACAGAACATACCCATCGCCAAAGATGTGTGCTTGAGCAGCGCGCCGCCACAACCCAATAGCAAAATGCCGAAGCAAATGAAAAAACAGAGGTCGATGCGTCGTCTTGCACCACCTTTGCCGAGCTTGTCGCTAAGCATGCCGCCGAGTACTGATCCGGCTGCAGCGAAGAAGCCACCGGCCAGCGCGGCCATGATGCCGGCTTCCTTGATCGACAGGCCGTGGAAACGCATGCCAAAAGAAGGTAACCATGCACCGATGGTGGCAATCGCCGCAGTAATGAGAGCTACGCCGGCCAGCAAGTGCAGCATAGCTTTGTTATTTGCTATGAAGTAAATCACTTCGCGGGGGGAGGCAGCCGCTTCCTGTGGAATGCCACTGGTGTCGGTAGCACCGCGTTTTGGGTTACGTACAGTCAGTATCAACACTGCGGCCAGAATAATGCCAGGTATACCAGCCAGCAGCATCGCGGTGCGCCAGCCGTATTGTGCGGTAACAAAGCCGCCGATGATGATGCTCAGGGTAGCGCCAATGGCATTGCTGAGAAAGAAATAGCCAACCGCAGTAGAACGTTTGCTAGGCGGGAATAGATCAGAAATAAGCGAGAGACTGGCTGGGGAACCGCCAGCTTCTGAAGCGCCGACACCCATGCGCGCAAGCAACAGATGGATGTAACTGTTTGCTATACCGGACAAGATGGTCATGCCGCTCCAGATGGTCACCAGAATGGCAAGCAATTTGATGCGATTGACGCGATCAATCAGTAGCCCGATCGGGATGCCGGCGATGGCGAAAGTCGCACCGTAGGCGAGGCCAGTTAGTAGGCCGATCTGGCTGTCGTGTAAATGGAATTCTGCTCGTACCGGTTCGACAATGATAGAGATCATCGTGCGGTCAAGAAAGTGGCAGGAGTAAATCATGGTGAGGATGCTGAGGGCGTACCAGCTTTTGGCAGGTACGGCATCTTCTGTGACTTGTATTTTCGTTTCGTCGCCGACAACAGGATCGTTCAGTTTCATTTGCAAGGTCTCCTGGATGCAATGAATAAACATGGTTTTGCCGGCGCTTGTTTTTTTGTCTTCCGGGTCGATCTGATAATGCCATATAAATTTAAAAAATGATATAGTGTTAGTTATTGATCTGTGTCATGCGCGAATTCGGTGCAGCACGTATAAAAAAATGACGTGAAAAGTTTGCTGGAGTGACTTTTACGCATATAGAGGAGAGCATTGAAATGGATGTGGCAGACGATATTTCCAGCATCTTGCGGGATGCAGCCAGTACCTATATTGCAGGTCGCTACGACCCTGCGGATTTGCAGAAGGATTCGCTGAAACCACGGCTGGTCGATCGCCGTTTGTGGCGAGAGATGGCGGAAATGGGCTGGTTGGGCATCTGCCTGCCGGAATCAGTAGGTGGTTCTGAGTTGGGGCTGGATGGTGCGGTCGTGCTGTCGGAAGTTTTCGGAAGGACTTTATTCCCAGTTCCTTTTGCAACTGCTGTCTGTATGCCATCGGAACTGATACGTGTTGCGCTGAACGACGGCGTTTCTGATGCCGCTGCGGCGATTGAATTTTCTCAGTGGATCATCGCCGGGGAACGACTTCTTACCTTGGCATGGCAGGAGCGTCCAGGACAGATGTTTGTGGAACAGGCGGAAACAGTATTGAAGGACGGTAAAGTTTCTGGCCGAAAAATTTTCGTTCCAGCATTGGAAGAAGATTCTGTATTGCTGGTACAGGTAAGCAATGACGGTGAATCCGCTGTCGTCGCCGTTGCTGCAGATGCACCTGGTGTCAGCTACGAGCTGTTCGCGTCCGGCCTTGGCAGTTATGCCACTGTGACTTTCGACGCTGCTCCGATTTTGCATACGCGCCCCTTGTTGCAAGGACGGTCGGCGGAGGCCGCGCTCAGACGTGCTCTGGCGGCAGGCCGTATTGTGCTGTCTGCGCAACTGGCAGGACTAGCGTCCGGCTGCCTGGAAAAAACCATCAAGTATGTCGGCGAGCGTGTGCAGTTCAATCGTCCTATCGGGAGTTTTCAGACGATACAGCATCGTTGCGTCGATTTGCATATAGATACCTTGCTGGCGGCTGCGAGTTGGCGCAATGCAGTGCACTGCTGGCCTCAAGATGAATCTATCGACATTTCTCATGCAAGCGACGCCGCAATCAGTGCCGCTAAAGCACGCTGTGGCGATACTGCAATGAAGGTTGCAAAACAAGCGGTACAGATGCACGGTGCGATGGGTTTCGCGGAAGAGGTCGATGTCGGGTTTTATCTGCGTGCGGCCATGCAGTCAGCTTCCATTCTTGGTGATGCACATGCGCATCGTCGACATTTTGTCCAGGCCAGTGCGGCCCTTGTTGCAGGAGTAGCCCATGTCTGAACTTATTGCTGATGATCTGGTTACCAATCTTGCTGCGACACCATTGCAGCGTCAGACGCTGGCTGATCTGCCCGATGATGTTTTTCGTAGCACATTCAGAAACTGGCTAGAGACGCATTATCCGCACGAGTGGCGACAAAATCATCGCCGACCGTTTCTGCGTTTGCGCGGTGAAGATTTGCGTTACTGGTTGCGTTTGCTCAATCAGCATGGCTGGCGTGCGCCGGCATGGCCGCACGAATATGGTGGCATGGGTCTGAGTTTTCGCAAGCAACTGATCTATTACGAAGAAATCGAAAGACTCGGTGTGGCGCGCATTATCGATAATGGCGAGACCCAACTTGGACCGACGTTGATTCATTGCGGTACCGATGAACAGCGTAGCTATTATCTGCCACGCATTTTGGCTTGCGAAGATGTCTGGTGCCAGGGTTATTCAGAGCCAGGTGCCGGTTCTGATCTTGCGAGCTTGCGTACGCAAGCATTGCGCGATGGCGACAGCTTTGTCGTGACAGGACAAAAAATATGGACCACGCATGCCACCGAAGGTACACATATCTTCACGCTGGTTCGCACCGGCCGCTACGAAAAAAAACAGCAAGGCATCAGCTTCCTGTTGATCGACTTGAAAGCACCTGGCGTCACCATCCGACCGATTGCGAACATCGCTGGTGAGGATGAATTCTGCGAAGTCTTCTTTGATGCAGTGCGCGTACCGGCCGAGAATCTGGTCGGGGAGCTGGATCAAGGTTGGAATGTTGCCAAGGCCTTGCTCGGCCACGAGCGAGTGTGGCTAGGCAGTCCTGCATTGGCGTCAAAAGCACTGACTTTGGCGGAG is a genomic window containing:
- a CDS encoding acyl-CoA dehydrogenase family protein, yielding MSELIADDLVTNLAATPLQRQTLADLPDDVFRSTFRNWLETHYPHEWRQNHRRPFLRLRGEDLRYWLRLLNQHGWRAPAWPHEYGGMGLSFRKQLIYYEEIERLGVARIIDNGETQLGPTLIHCGTDEQRSYYLPRILACEDVWCQGYSEPGAGSDLASLRTQALRDGDSFVVTGQKIWTTHATEGTHIFTLVRTGRYEKKQQGISFLLIDLKAPGVTIRPIANIAGEDEFCEVFFDAVRVPAENLVGELDQGWNVAKALLGHERVWLGSPALASKALTLAESLVEQRGLSNDLGVTDRLSVLQADLHDYRLLYAEICNRIADTEGQPGAEVSVLKVYISELLQRITEFNVEIAAEYGGVIGDVRIADLHTDLHWQLMMARPATIYAGANEVQRDILAKAVLHMPAEIRKTV
- a CDS encoding NAD(P)/FAD-dependent oxidoreductase is translated as MTVDNTTVLVVGAGHAGAEAATAIRQAGHVGRIVLVGEENSLPYHRPPLSKAYLAGTATAETLLLKAPAVYEKADIEILSGIRVESIDRATKTATLSDGTQIVYSKLVLATGSRPRPLSAAGLNADVKPSNLFYLRTLNDVQGMREHFVAGARLLIIGAGYIGLEVAAVAIKSGLQVSMLETQSRVLARVAAPAISSFFEKLHRDAGVEIRVDAQIENIQLDKNGNIQSVNLADDSEIAVDLIIAGVGVIPNCELASNACLEVDNGIVVDEFMCTSDPDILAIGDCSNHPNPIYARRIRLESVPNALEQARVAAAVICGKPQPYASIPWFWSDQYETKLQMTGLSQGYDRTVTRGSPEDKSFAVFYLQNDVVISADCLNRPQEFMLAKKLVALRRAVDPAQLADENLPLKSLLESLSA
- a CDS encoding rubredoxin → MKKWQCFFCGFFYDEAAGLPDEGIAPGTRWEDVPENWACPECGATKNDFAMIEVA
- a CDS encoding acyl-CoA dehydrogenase family protein; this encodes MDVADDISSILRDAASTYIAGRYDPADLQKDSLKPRLVDRRLWREMAEMGWLGICLPESVGGSELGLDGAVVLSEVFGRTLFPVPFATAVCMPSELIRVALNDGVSDAAAAIEFSQWIIAGERLLTLAWQERPGQMFVEQAETVLKDGKVSGRKIFVPALEEDSVLLVQVSNDGESAVVAVAADAPGVSYELFASGLGSYATVTFDAAPILHTRPLLQGRSAEAALRRALAAGRIVLSAQLAGLASGCLEKTIKYVGERVQFNRPIGSFQTIQHRCVDLHIDTLLAAASWRNAVHCWPQDESIDISHASDAAISAAKARCGDTAMKVAKQAVQMHGAMGFAEEVDVGFYLRAAMQSASILGDAHAHRRHFVQASAALVAGVAHV
- a CDS encoding spinster family MFS transporter, which gives rise to MKLNDPVVGDETKIQVTEDAVPAKSWYALSILTMIYSCHFLDRTMISIIVEPVRAEFHLHDSQIGLLTGLAYGATFAIAGIPIGLLIDRVNRIKLLAILVTIWSGMTILSGIANSYIHLLLARMGVGASEAGGSPASLSLISDLFPPSKRSTAVGYFFLSNAIGATLSIIIGGFVTAQYGWRTAMLLAGIPGIILAAVLILTVRNPKRGATDTSGIPQEAAASPREVIYFIANNKAMLHLLAGVALITAAIATIGAWLPSFGMRFHGLSIKEAGIMAALAGGFFAAAGSVLGGMLSDKLGKGGARRRIDLCFFICFGILLLGCGGALLKHTSLAMGMFCFAMFVAFAIFPAAFGSMLSLAKPNMRGTTSATMQVCTNLIGYGMGPFLVGILSDFYGGDQSLRYAIATVICISCPWAAVHFILSARAYGKLQREL